CCCCATGTGCAGAAAGATCCTACTGATGCCAAGAGAAATGCAGGAGAGGAAAGTACATACAATGGTGTGTCCAGGGAGCAAAATGAGCTCAGCAGGAATGCTCCCCTGCTAAGTTTAATCTACACTTGGTTTCCAGGAGAGTAAACAGAACCAACACAGAGCCCTTAAAGTTCAAAACACTCACAGGGCTGTCAATGAACTACATACCTTAGCAGCTTGAAGGGAATTCCATAGAGAAAGCTTCATTAAAAAATCCATAAATCACTGGAGCtcatggggaaaaacaaaccaaccaaccaacaatAAGTTTTATAGCATGGTAACTTTCAAACAAAAACTCCAGAAAGTCAAGAAGTCAAAGCTAAGTGAGAActgcatctctttttttaaggACACTCAAAAATCCAGATTTTTAACTCCTGATGATTAAACCTCCTCAAGTTGTTCgcatttttttaatggcatACATCCATGACTTCCACATGATAAATGCGAAATACGGATACAAAAACAGCCACTGGGAACTTCTTTGTTAGTCTGTAAACTCCAAAATCAGCCTAGGGAGATAATTTGCAAAAGTTCAAGCTATTTCTGACTGTACCAAAATAACTACTTTGCCCtccttatttttctgtcctttatttTATACACATTAGAACTGTACAGCCACATTCTCTGAAAACAGGTGCAAAGAGCACTGCAGTAAGCCCAGTGCAGATGGTTATCACTAAAAAGCAGACTCTAAGCAGAGAAATCCTTGGTTTGTCTTCCCTGCATGAATGAAGGACCTCTCTCGATTTTCCAGTTtaagtaaataagtaaataaacgCCTAACCAGCAATCCTTGAAACCCATCAGCCATAGCAACTAAAAAAGATTAAACATAACATGAAACCTTTCATCCCACGACAACAGGACAAGACTCCCAGAAACTGAGTAAGTTCTTCTGTGGCTGGGGCTTTGTTACCAAATCTACATAGATACCTCAGCCAGGGGACCAAAATTCAAAACGCACACTTCTATGGAAGTACACAGATGTATTTTAAGGTCAGCCTGCCACCAAGCTAGAGTACATTTTCCTGCACTGCAACTCAGGCAACCACGCATTTAGCTGACCCAGCTGGAAAACAATCACTTAATTTGTAGGAAGCTTTTAGCCAAACCAGGTTCCTGCAATAAAAGCTCAACCTGCAAAGCCAAACAGCCCTTCCTATCATGGAACAACATCTAAACTTAATTTTAGCAAACAGGACTTTGCTGCAGGGGCCCTTCACAGTGAAAGGGGCCTCATCCAGTCCAAAATCTAACTGAGGACTCTCCTTCCCTGCACCTCCCCTGGATCCAGTTCAGCTCTGCCTTACCGGCTTCGGGCTCTGCAGATTACTCTGTTGAAGGGTAAGTGTTGTGGGATCACACTGAGAACTGAACTATTGCAGCGCCTCTGGGGGTAGCCCGGGCCTTCAAGAGGTCTGACCTACCCGACACTGAACTCAGGTCTCCCCCTTGCACCATCAACCGCTGCTTATCAGATAACATGTCTAACATGGCTCATCATAGGGCTGGCCTCCCTAAACATATCAGCTTAGTACAGTTTCTGAGATGGGTGTATatgatttacttattttctcagtgaagCACCTGTTGAAGCAGTACTTTCTTACATGATTTTGTAAGTAATTAAACTGCCATTTATGAATGACAGAGGACTGAGTTTCCTCTTCCCGAAGAAAGCTCCAAGAAAAGACCAGGAAACTGAAAGCATACCAACGTTGTTTCCCCACCAGAGGGCAAGGATTCTAGATCATTCTCCATGCACACGCACATACTGGTTCTTAAACAATCTACATTCTAAATTCTTATTTAGACATGTAACAAagaaaagagctgtgttttCACTGACCAGTTTCAAATAAAAGGCCACTAACCTCAGCAAAGTGAGCTGCAGTGTTCTAGCATAATCGTCTTTAACACGTGTGCAAGTGATCATAATTCCACAGTCTGGCAAAGCACTCAAACACGGTCATGAAACTGGTGTGGCTTGACCACCTACTTACTGTTACATTTGCTTCTTGGACCTCAGATGCATCAACTAAGCGACATCTGCTTTTCTGGTGTACTCTATTTCATCAAAATTTCCCCTTTTAGGAAACTAAAAAacctctctgcttccttcaaaaaaaggggaagaggctaaataaagtaaaaagaaactTCTCATTTCtatgtaagaaataaattaagaacaCATTCCAATAAAGGTAACAACATTTACGTTTTCCCTGCAGCGCACTTGCTTTGTTTAACATTCTGTCTCACAAGATAATGCTAATAAATGACAATTCATTAATGGCATTCAATTAAGATTATGGTTGTCTAATCCTCACACGAAGCTGTGAGCTTGCTTCCAGGAATAGAAGATGTAGGTTTTGCAGTAGATGACTAATTAAAGGATTTAAGGACAACgtattaaaatagtttattaaCATCACGacaagacacacaaaaaaaattagcttttaCAGAAGTAAAAGCATGATAAAGTAATAAATCTTGCCCATCTTGACAAATTTATTCGGTAGTCTTCCACAGAAGTATTCCACTTAACTCCACTGAGTTCTCTGATCCTTTCTGCTTCACATTCTGCATCAAATTCCTAAATGTTTCTAATATGAAACTTTCCCTTTAGGCAGATGGGTATTATCCAAATACATTCTCACTTCCTTAAAAAATGCGAGAGAGCAGGTTTTGTACACCAACTTTGACAATTTTGCACAGCTGCTCTAGGTCCATTAATTAAAATGGGCTTGTGAAAAGAGAACGATCTTTCTACCTAATATTTTCTTGTCCACACTACACTGACAGCAAGAAGTGGTTTACTCCAAGTCTCAGTTTTTCTGAGTATGAAAACGTTCATTACTGTAGGAGAAAAGTGAGCATCATGAGTGGtgaattacttctttttctttttcttcttttcgtCTGCGGCCATTTTTAACTTGACTTCTTCCATAGGAAGTGCTcctaatttcttcttctttgcatTCTTTACTTTTGCCTTGATGGCTTCaatatcaatttttttctcagtggagGCTAAACAGTAAAAACACAAGGATAAACAGGcacaaattttacttttctaatttttaacaGCCTGTCAGATTACCACATATGTATTACCACAATCAACTGCATCCTGTAGCATTGGTTAGGACTCAGTTTATCTTCACTAATGATTTTATACACATTCTAATCATTTTTACTGAAACTAGCATTATACACAAACCTCTTTCAGCAGAATTCAAGAATAGTTACATAAAAAATCCTCCACAACTCTATTTGAAAACTGATGCCCTTTACTGCACGCTTAAAAATTATTATCACCCACTTATCAGACCACAGCTGTACTCCAACAAGATTAATACACACACACTCTGCTGGACATGTGTCTATTGGCTTGGTTGGTctcacataaaaataataaattaattattgaCTTCTTATTTCCAGGGAAGCTTTCGTggcattttatatatatatgcacataacTAAGGTGATGAGCTCACAGACATGCCTGTACCTTTCTTATATTCCTTCCCTGACCGTGCATTAATGAGGGCTGCTGGAAACAGGCTGAGGGAATGAGTGGAAGGGATATGAAACAGTCCTTTGGGCTGATCCCTGCATGAAAACCTTTATAAGAGACTTCTACAGGAAGTGACAGAGGAATAAGAATAAACTATTTCATGTTCctaaaatgttttatgaacatgttttataagggcatgtagtgacagaatgaggggaagtggttttaaactggaagagggtagatttagactagatattaggaagaaattctttactgtgagggtggtgagacactggaacaggctgcccagagaggttgcggatgccccctccctggaggcattcacggccaggctggatggggctgtgagcaacctggtctagaggaaggagaccctgcctatagcaggggcttggaaatgggtgatcttaaaggtctcttccaacccaaaccattctacgattctatgattcatctACGCTGTGGTATTTTGTCTTTTGGCCAAGAGTCATGAACTTAGGTCCAACTCTGCTATCTCACATAATTAATTCTTACACAGCATCGAGTGTCCTTTTTGGAACTCAGTTCTTCTCTACATAAAAActatttctgtcatttactTTTGGAAGACTGAACGACTTCAGCTCAGAACACGTATCAGGTGGAAGAGCACAGCATTTGAGATACAGCACAGTCAGTAGCAGGGTTACTGAAAATTTACTGCTgttacacacaaaaaaacctatTTTATACAAATTAGTGCTCCACAATATATAGTGCTTGAGAAACAAATTCTTCAGTTCACAAGAAACTGTAATATACAGTGTATTAATATGTATGTAGTATGACCTTTCTTATTTCCTATGGCTACATTTCCACATAATCACTTAGCCTAGGAGTTAACACTAGAAAGGTttagaacaggaaaagaaataaacgttacctttctttgctttcacagCTGGCTTTTCCTTTGGTGGGatgaaagctttatttctttcttcttgtcttttcttGACTGCATCAGCTTGCTTTGCCTAAAGTTAACAATAACAAGCATGAAGAATGAATAGAGCAGGGCAAAAGGGAGAGAAATCAAAGTCAGAAATCAAGCACTTTTTAACTGGTTGTAACAAATTTACCTTTATCTCTTCCACTCGCTTTCGTTTCTTCTGGCTCTCTTTCAAGAAGTATTCACCACTTGCCAATTCTTTATCAATCTATACAAGAAAAGTTCCAAGAAGCTTTAGAAAATTATACTCTATAAGGCAGATACATAGtatcaggaaataaaaacttgATAGAAAAGGTCTGTCAACTTCATCTTAACAAGAGCAGTATTTCAAATCATGACACACTCCTGCATAACCAAATAAAGTTTCAGCTGACCTGGCTTTCTGGCTGTGGAGGTGGGAATGGTGTGTACTccttcttaatatttttcttctttggttcCTTGCGTTTTTTCAAGTTCTTCCGCTTGAACTTAGGCAAAAATCTTTCCCAATTTTGTGTCCTCAGTTCAGGATCTTTTGATAATTCACGTTTGATCATCAAAGTCTTCGGTAGTTTTAGAATGTCACAAAGTTAATAAAACAATAGTACTGCAGTAGTATCTAAGAGCTCCAAACTAAAAGTTTTATCAAAGTTTCTTACAGGATATTAACAGTTGAGGATATAATtgtgaacagaaacagaaaggtgAATGTGTCTCAGGATGGGGGCAGTTTAAATGAGCAGGTATCAAGCAAACaatcaaagggaagaaaacacttttcttttgatattttctcAGATAGTGTCAATGATATGACAACATATCCCAGTAAGgcagactattttttttttttaaacaaaaaaagtacataACAGAAATTTTGAGAATAAACTCAAAAAGAGTTTACCACAtagaaacataatttttaacATAAAGCTCTATACAAAGACATAATGCTTTTGAAGGTGCACATCGGACCATACTAACCTTAATGTTATATATGGGATGTATATTCTTCATTGTGTCCAGAACAACTTTCCTAACctgtatttaataaaaaacGAAATGAACGGAAAACTCAGCAGGTATTTCATATTCTAATTAATTAGAATATCAAGTACTCTAAGtttcttcaaaaatagaaaatttctaTTCCCTAGCTGCACCCCAGAACCAAAACCTTTGTAGTCTGAAAAAGCCAGAAAGCCAACTAGAAGGCACAGTGCTTCCAAAATATCATTAGCTATACTGTCGTGCTTCTGATACACTCCAGCATGACCTGTAACCACCACTTTCATACTACCATAAATGTTACATGTCAAAAGCtaaaaaacaatgtattttttcctataaagttactaaaaatatattagatGTTCATCCATGCCATATGCCATTAACACTGTGGTATACTCACTTAAACCTCTTAACTGAAACTACAGAAATTCTGCATTGTaagctacagaaataaaagccaaagaAGCAGAAGTAGACACATTATTCAGAAATATGTGAAGGCACCCCTTTGATATCTCTGCTAAACATtaccttaaaaaacaaaaaacacttttatttttacgACATTTAGATCTCAGTGACTAACAAAATTCAGGAGCTAAGACTATAGGCATTCACATAAAAGTAGCTTACTGACAAATAGCTGTAAGGACAGCGGAGTAATTCTTGAGGCTGTCAGATTCTGCTTGCAGTCCATGCTAGAGCCAGGGACAAAAGTGGGCTACATAAACTAATCATCTGCCTTCCCTTACCTCTTTTAGCCCACTGAAAGGTCCAAGAGCTGAAACAGTGTTGCCTTGCACCATAATATAACAGTTGGTTAACAGTTCCAGGGCctagaacaacaaaaatgaataaagtcAACGTGAGCTGAAGGTCTGACACAAATTTGGGTCTAAGATTTTTTTATGGTAACCACACTTATCAGAAATACCTTCAGAGTAGATCCTTTTGGCCCAAGAAGTCGTCCTCTTCTTTTTACAAAACTTTCTCTGTTCCTCACAAGAGAACCTATTTTAATGATGTCACACGCAACATCATCCTGAAGGATACGAACTGCCTGAAAATACAAGCAGCGGGTATTAACATCTGAATCCAGAAGTATTACTCAGAGGAGCCAAGAGACTCACTTCATTTGCAGATATGTTTACCTTAAGTAagcattttcatagaattataaaatcatTCGTgtagaagggacctttaaaggtcatctagtccaactcccttgcaatgaacagggacatctacagctatatcacgttgctcagagcccagtctagcctggccttgaatgtctctgggaatggggcttccaccacctctctgggcaacctgttccagtgcttcactagCACTACTTGAAAAACTACTTTGAAAATGTACTAATTTATAAACATTACAATATTATTTGATGCAAACCTGTTCAAATGGAACACTTCTTGCTAGAAGTTTTATTAAATCTCTAGCCCTGATGATTGCATATGGATCAAAAGTCTTCTTAGTAGTAGTGACAGTCATGCTTCCTTCAATTAGATCCAGCGTTGCATTCACATACTGCAATgtgtgaaaataaacagcaaatcaATCTCTAAATAAGAATCTAAGATTTCATTTCTGGTAGCATGAAGTTAAGAAACACAAAACTACACACTGCATGCAAATCCATTATACAAAACTCTGAAAATGACTCTCAGCTTAATGACATACAGacgcatacacacacacaaaaaaaaaaaacccaccagatTGACAGGCTCTAAGTATCATAAGGCCTGAAACACCATCTCCCTCATCCCCTTTAAAGTTGGCAGATGGCAGACAACAATACCTGCCACTGCAGTAAGCTTTTATGCAAAAGTAACGCCTACATCTCCCAAATaacacagcacagcatcacAACAGTAAGTACTCATACATGCTCACTCAGGGCTTTCTGGACAAGTGGCCAGCACTCCTTCAGGTAGGCTTCTCTGTACTTGGGGAATAACGTTGCAAAACTGCTTTCTTCCAGCAGCCCTCTGGGATTGTCTTCTCTGGTAAATGCTGGCTCTTTCCATCCATCCGGCACAGTGAGCAATTCAGACTCATCAACCACtgtagattaaaaaacaaaagtttgtttctcctttgtcATCGATGACTATTCCATCTCCTCCCCATTTAACCACAGAGCTTGCGATAACTGaaagcaggcacacagcagaCGGCGCGTTCAATACACTGTTGGAGGCGTTCTGCGTTTCTCCTTATGGAAGTTACTGCTTTTCCAGCCCGCGGCAGGGCCCATCAGCGCCTCAGCGAGCCGCAGGGAAAGGACAGCGGAGCAACAAGGCCAGACCCCGCCGCCAAGAAGCCCCACCGCCCGAGTACAGCTCCCGCAGAGCCCCGCACCCACCTCTGGCCGCTTTCTTCTTGCCGGGGCGCCGCACCTTCTCCTCGGCCGCCTCAGGAGCCGCCATGCTCTCGCTGCGCAAGGACAACTTCCGCCCGGCGCCGGAAGTGGGCGGGGCCACGCGGCATGCCGGGAGCTGGAGTCCCGTGGCGGACGTGTTCCCTCGAGTATCTGTGAGCTCTTGAGGCAGCCGAGCAAGCGCTGCCGGGCCTCCGGAGGCGGTTTCTCTGTGTACGCTCGGGGGAGTGCTCCTCCTGCCTGTCCGTACTTTCCTCGGAGCTCCCTGGCACCGAAGTGCGGTGGGCAGCTGGGCCGGGTACCGCTTGGGTGCTGCGTCTCCACTCAGGCAGCAGCTGCGGGGCCCTAGAGATGGGCTTGGCTGAGAGGCACGCAGCagatgctttctttcctctttcatgtCAGACGTTGCTCCCATCCGCACTCCTCGCCGCTGGATGTGCTGCTGTTATGcagtgcaaagggaaaaaaaaaacaaacagcatcatcaaaatgcaaagcaaagcacttgGGTAAATGTTTGAAGTGCTTTAGTACTTGCAACTAAAGAGAACACGTGTTCCTGACGAGACCTAATTATTTGGTTGAATAACATAGTTTAATGCCTCCTGGGTGATACTCTGCCTCCTCCTCGATCCTCATCCTGTACTTGTACCTCAGCATTTTCTTAAGAATGAAAGTAAGCTCGAgcttcttttgctgctttcatgGGCACCCTGAGAAGCTGgtgaagagcagagctggaagagactCTGGAGCAGGAGTGCCTGAGGCAGGGCAGTGTCCCTGCAAATCTTCATCAAGCCTGCTCACAAAAGCCCTCACTGTGGGGTGTTTAATTATCATCctaatcttagaatcatagaatgccttaagttggaagggacctggaAGATCATCCAGTACCAACCCCTCCCccataggcagggctgcccccaccagctcaggctgcccagggccccatccagcctggccttgaacatgtccagggatggggcatccacagcttctctgggcagtctgtgccattGCCTTACCgttccccttttcctatcactatcagactgtaaAAATTAGGTCCCCCTCCAGCttttaagctcccttcaagtactggaaggctgcaatgaggtctcccctgagccttttcttcatcaggctgaacaagcccaactcccacagcatttcttcataagaggtgctccagccctttgatcatccccgtggccttcctctggaccctctccaaccGCTATCCCTATTTTCCACTCTACACATAACTGAAATATCGAAAACTCAGTTTTGACACCCAAAGACCCTTCACTGGGCCGCACTGCTGCCTTTACCCGCTGGGTGGCACTGACCACCGCGACAAAAGGAGCAGCCCCAGTGAGCCTCGGTGCCCGAGGAGCGGCAGATCCCCCTGCGCTGCTCTGGCAGTGAGCAGGGGCGAATCGCGGCTTATTCTGGTGAGACGCACCTGGTTCTTCCCCAGCTTGCAGGCTCGCTCCAGGGACGTCTGTCTCCAAGGAAAGGGGAACAGAGCATCCCTGTTGCTCGCCagctgaaaatgtaaaacaatatagtaatttaggttggaaaagatcattaagatcatcaagttcagcTGTCAAAGCTCTGCACCCCAGTGGGGTCACCCACAAGGACAGTGATGGTGCACAGCCATCCAAACCATAGATGATGCAGCAGCCAGCCCCGAGCTATTGGTGTGTGCAGCTCTCCCATCAATCAGGAGCCTGACAGTGTAATTTGTATCTGGGGAACCTGGAACAATTATAAAACCAACTCAAATGCTGTTTGTTCCTCAAGGTTTCACCCTTAGCTAGCACTGTTGTTCTGCTTTAATTACACCGTAATTAATTGCAACAAAACTGTTTGGAAAGTACATATGTGCACAGCAGAAAGACTCTGATTTTGCAACCTGCTCACCTACAACCACAAGGACTAAACAGGGAATTTATGATTCTGGGTTGATAGAGAACTTGGCATCCACTACACcaccttcatagaatcatagaaccagagaatcatgaaggttgggaaagacctccaagaccatcaaGCCCGACCGCTGACCCAACCCTACCATGCCCGCTCACAGAactatagaatcattaaggttggaaaagaccaataataccaccaagtccaaccatcagcccattcCCACCATACCCACTGTGCCCACTTCCATCCGGAGGGCCTCCAAATTCTTTCAAAACCAGACCAAGATTCATGAATGTGACTGAGCTATTTTGGATGTAGGAATATTAAGGTGCAGAGTAGCTAATCTCCTTAATTTATCTCCAGGTGGGATCAGCCCACGTGCAATGTGAGGATGAAAGAATATCATGCTACACGGAAGAAAATCTAGCCTAAAACTAAGAGACAACACCAGCAGTTGTGCTTGGAACCTGTGAGTCAGGAAGGCCTCTCATGTCCCATCCTGCCTGGTTCTCTGATGGAGACAGTGACTTTTCAGCTTTCCTCTTAACTCAAATTTTGCAGAGGAGATGAATACAAGGAAGCCACCTCCATAATTCCTGTCGCAGAC
The Numida meleagris isolate 19003 breed g44 Domestic line chromosome 1, NumMel1.0, whole genome shotgun sequence genome window above contains:
- the KRR1 gene encoding KRR1 small subunit processome component homolog, with product MAAPEAAEEKVRRPGKKKAARVVDESELLTVPDGWKEPAFTREDNPRGLLEESSFATLFPKYREAYLKECWPLVQKALSEHYVNATLDLIEGSMTVTTTKKTFDPYAIIRARDLIKLLARSVPFEQAVRILQDDVACDIIKIGSLVRNRESFVKRRGRLLGPKGSTLKALELLTNCYIMVQGNTVSALGPFSGLKEVRKVVLDTMKNIHPIYNIKTLMIKRELSKDPELRTQNWERFLPKFKRKNLKKRKEPKKKNIKKEYTPFPPPQPESQIDKELASGEYFLKESQKKRKRVEEIKAKQADAVKKRQEERNKAFIPPKEKPAVKAKKASTEKKIDIEAIKAKVKNAKKKKLGALPMEEVKLKMAADEKKKKKKK